In Salmo salar chromosome ssa03, Ssal_v3.1, whole genome shotgun sequence, a single genomic region encodes these proteins:
- the engase gene encoding cytosolic endo-beta-N-acetylglucosaminidase isoform X1 produces the protein MDGALTTEHKEDGSLRRRKTEDEGEDQIGSKLSKTESTGLESCLDEPVELRSVHEVIRYGASSLPAKHYDPDTTEPISSGLQSLEELLSWKRSEANPFNVATVPLANREPSLASTPHRTLVSHDMMGGYLDDRFLQGAESEAPYVFYHWQYIDVFNYFSHNMVTIPPAVWTNAAHRHGVIVLGTFITEWTDGGKMCEVFLKEEESYRAVADRLVQIVHCYGFDGWLINIENPLGETAVKNTPLFLRYLTDQMHERVPGSMVLWYDSVLENGQLKWQNELNPSNRVFFSACDGIFTNYNWTEQSLERMKAYSAAQGRLADIFVGVDVFARGEVVGGKLETNKALEMIRKHDFSTAIFAPGWVYESIPDKTDFRKEQDRFWSLLSDFLYVHRPSSPLPFVSSFCQGAGTSLYWRGQREVDRSWFNLDAQELQPLYYKETLEGEGWLRTQGCPEDAWSGGSSLLVEGVLPSMLSKVCARIFSLQVPLSSRVFVSLIYKPSPGVTVSLELKTADATLCTHRGVQDIPTSSVEPAALTEDHQLVRQFSQSCGQWNPDGWTVRCSQLELQGCTLRDVCVSVQRDGGDKDTPFKCRVGEIMILDAESLSVPPLPVQSVCIYDVVWLRGASKLHLNATLRWRYPAQLVRHFLVYWRRLRGPDPRIPSGKLALIGRAYCPLFRVTELTVPEPPGLLELVVEPVSREGFRVPESQWGRRSLSYTEERTDQS, from the exons ATGGACGGTGCTTTGACTACTGAGCATAAGGAGGATGGGTCTTTGCGGAGGAGAAAGACAGAAGACGAAGGAGAGGATCAGATCGGGAGCAAGTTGTCAAAAACGGAAAGCACCGG TTTGGAGTCTTGCTTGGATGAGCCAGTTGAGTTGAGAAGTGTTCATGAAGTCATCAGGTATGGAGCCTCATCTCTGCCAG CTAAGCATTATGACCCGGACACCACCGAGCCAATCAGCTCCGGCCTTCAGTCCCTGGAGGAGCTGTTGTCGTGGAAACGCAGCGAGGCCAACCCCTTCAACGTGGCGACGGTGCCCCTGGCCAATCGGGAGCCTTCTCTGGCCAGCACGCCGCACCGGACTCTGGTGAGTCACGACATGATGGGCGGATACCTGGATGACAG GTTTCTGCAGGGAGCAGAGTCAGAGGCTCCCTATGTGTTCTACCACTGGCAGTACATCGACGTGTTTAACTACTTCAGCCACAACATGGTGACCATCCCCCCTGCCGTCTGGACTAACGCTGCTCACAGACACGGAGTCATCGTCCTGG GCACCTTCATCACTGAGTGGACGGACGGGGGGAAGATGTGCGAGGTCTTCCTGAAAGAGGAGGAGTCTTACAGGGCCGTAGCTGATAGGCTGGTTCAGATAGTCCACTGTTACGGCTTCGATGGTTGGCTGATCAACATCGAGAACCCTCTCGGT GAGACTGCTGTGAAGAACACTCCTCTGTTTCTACGTTATCTGACTGACCAGATGCATGAGAGAGTCCCTGGTAGTATGGTGTTGTGGTATGACTCTGTCCTGGAGAACGGACAGCTCAAATGGCAGAATGAACTCAACCCATCCAACAG AGTGTTTTTCTCAGCGTGTGATGGTATCTTCACCAACTATAACTGGACAGAGCAGAGCCTGGAGAGAATGAAGGCCTACTCAGCTGCTCAGGGCCGGCTGGCGGACATCTTTGTTGGGGTGGACGTGTTCGCCAGGGGAGAGGTGGTGGGAGGGAAGCTGGAGACTAATAAG gCTCTGGAGATGATTCGTAAACATGACTTCTCTACGGCCATCTTTGCTCCAGGCTGGGTGTACGAGTCCATCCCAGACAAGACTGACTTcaggaaggaacaggacag GTTCTGGTCTCTCCTGTCTGACTTCCTGTATGTCCACCGGCCCTCGTCGCCCCTCCCATTCGTCTCCTCCTTCTGCCAGGGTGCTGGGACCAGCCTCTACTGGAGGGGAcag CGTGAGGTGGATCGTAGCTGGTTCAACCTGGATGCCCAGGAGCTGCAACCCCTATACTACAAAGAGACCCTTGAGGGGGAGGGCTGGCTGAGGACCCAGGGCTGCCCTGAAGATGCCTGGAGCGGGGGCAGCTCTCTGCTCGTAGAGGGCGTCCTACCCTCCATGCTGTCTAAAGTCTGCGCCAG gaTCTTTTCTCTCCAGGTGCCTCTATCCTCCAGGGTCTTTGTGTCTCTGATCTATAAGCCGTCTCCTGGGGTCACTGTCTCTCTGGAGTTAAAGACTGCTGATGCTACACTCTGCACACACAGAGGTGTCCAGGATATACCTA ccagcagTGTTGAGCCTGCTGCTTTAACAGAGGACCACCAGTTGGTGAGACAGTTCTCTCAGAGCTGTGGACAGTGGAACCCAGACGGATGGACTGTCAG gtgttccCAGTTGGAGCTGCAGGGCTGTACTctgagggatgtgtgtgtgagcgtgcagcGTGATGGAGGAGATAAGGACACACCCTTTAAATGCCGGGTCGGAGAGATTatg aTCCTGGATGCTGAGTCCCTCTCCGTTCCTCCCCTCCCAGTCCAGAGTGTGTGTATCTATGACGTGGTGTGGCTGAGGGGCGCCAGTAAACTTCATCTCAACGCCACCCTGCGCTGGCGCTACCCTGCCCAACTCGTACGCCACTTCCTGGTGTACTGGCGCCGGCTGAGAGGTCCAGACCCCCGGATCCCATCTGGGAAGCTGGCCCTGATTGGCCGAGCCTACTGCCCCTTGTTCCGGGTGACCGAGCTGACGGTTCCAGAACCTCCAGGTCTTCTAGAACTGGTGGTGGAACCCGTGTCTCGGGAGGGGTTCCGTGTTCCTGAGTCTCAATGGGGGAGGAGGAGTCTCAGTTATACTGAGGAGAGGACGGACCAATCATAA
- the engase gene encoding cytosolic endo-beta-N-acetylglucosaminidase isoform X3, producing MDGALTTEHKEDGSLRRRKTEDEGEDQIGSKLSKTESTGLESCLDEPVELRSVHEVIRYGASSLPAKHYDPDTTEPISSGLQSLEELLSWKRSEANPFNVATVPLANREPSLASTPHRTLVSHDMMGGYLDDRFLQGAESEAPYVFYHWQYIDVFNYFSHNMVTIPPAVWTNAAHRHGVIVLGTFITEWTDGGKMCEVFLKEEESYRAVADRLVQIVHCYGFDGWLINIENPLGETAVKNTPLFLRYLTDQMHERVPGSMVLWYDSVLENGQLKWQNELNPSNRVFFSACDGIFTNYNWTEQSLERMKAYSAAQGRLADIFVGVDVFARGEVVGGKLETNKALEMIRKHDFSTAIFAPGWVYESIPDKTDFRKEQDRFWSLLSDFLYVHRPSSPLPFVSSFCQGAGTSLYWRGQREVDRSWFNLDAQELQPLYYKETLEGEGWLRTQGCPEDAWSGGSSLLVEGVLPSMLSKVCARIFSLQVPLSSRVFVSLIYKPSPGVTVSLELKTADATLCTHRGVQDIPTSSVEPAALTEDHQLVRQFSQSCGQWNPDGWTVRCSQLELQGCTLRDVCVCDIG from the exons ATGGACGGTGCTTTGACTACTGAGCATAAGGAGGATGGGTCTTTGCGGAGGAGAAAGACAGAAGACGAAGGAGAGGATCAGATCGGGAGCAAGTTGTCAAAAACGGAAAGCACCGG TTTGGAGTCTTGCTTGGATGAGCCAGTTGAGTTGAGAAGTGTTCATGAAGTCATCAGGTATGGAGCCTCATCTCTGCCAG CTAAGCATTATGACCCGGACACCACCGAGCCAATCAGCTCCGGCCTTCAGTCCCTGGAGGAGCTGTTGTCGTGGAAACGCAGCGAGGCCAACCCCTTCAACGTGGCGACGGTGCCCCTGGCCAATCGGGAGCCTTCTCTGGCCAGCACGCCGCACCGGACTCTGGTGAGTCACGACATGATGGGCGGATACCTGGATGACAG GTTTCTGCAGGGAGCAGAGTCAGAGGCTCCCTATGTGTTCTACCACTGGCAGTACATCGACGTGTTTAACTACTTCAGCCACAACATGGTGACCATCCCCCCTGCCGTCTGGACTAACGCTGCTCACAGACACGGAGTCATCGTCCTGG GCACCTTCATCACTGAGTGGACGGACGGGGGGAAGATGTGCGAGGTCTTCCTGAAAGAGGAGGAGTCTTACAGGGCCGTAGCTGATAGGCTGGTTCAGATAGTCCACTGTTACGGCTTCGATGGTTGGCTGATCAACATCGAGAACCCTCTCGGT GAGACTGCTGTGAAGAACACTCCTCTGTTTCTACGTTATCTGACTGACCAGATGCATGAGAGAGTCCCTGGTAGTATGGTGTTGTGGTATGACTCTGTCCTGGAGAACGGACAGCTCAAATGGCAGAATGAACTCAACCCATCCAACAG AGTGTTTTTCTCAGCGTGTGATGGTATCTTCACCAACTATAACTGGACAGAGCAGAGCCTGGAGAGAATGAAGGCCTACTCAGCTGCTCAGGGCCGGCTGGCGGACATCTTTGTTGGGGTGGACGTGTTCGCCAGGGGAGAGGTGGTGGGAGGGAAGCTGGAGACTAATAAG gCTCTGGAGATGATTCGTAAACATGACTTCTCTACGGCCATCTTTGCTCCAGGCTGGGTGTACGAGTCCATCCCAGACAAGACTGACTTcaggaaggaacaggacag GTTCTGGTCTCTCCTGTCTGACTTCCTGTATGTCCACCGGCCCTCGTCGCCCCTCCCATTCGTCTCCTCCTTCTGCCAGGGTGCTGGGACCAGCCTCTACTGGAGGGGAcag CGTGAGGTGGATCGTAGCTGGTTCAACCTGGATGCCCAGGAGCTGCAACCCCTATACTACAAAGAGACCCTTGAGGGGGAGGGCTGGCTGAGGACCCAGGGCTGCCCTGAAGATGCCTGGAGCGGGGGCAGCTCTCTGCTCGTAGAGGGCGTCCTACCCTCCATGCTGTCTAAAGTCTGCGCCAG gaTCTTTTCTCTCCAGGTGCCTCTATCCTCCAGGGTCTTTGTGTCTCTGATCTATAAGCCGTCTCCTGGGGTCACTGTCTCTCTGGAGTTAAAGACTGCTGATGCTACACTCTGCACACACAGAGGTGTCCAGGATATACCTA ccagcagTGTTGAGCCTGCTGCTTTAACAGAGGACCACCAGTTGGTGAGACAGTTCTCTCAGAGCTGTGGACAGTGGAACCCAGACGGATGGACTGTCAG gtgttccCAGTTGGAGCTGCAGGGCTGTACTctgagggatgtgtgtgtgtgtgatataggcTAG
- the engase gene encoding cytosolic endo-beta-N-acetylglucosaminidase isoform X2, whose translation MKSSAKHYDPDTTEPISSGLQSLEELLSWKRSEANPFNVATVPLANREPSLASTPHRTLVSHDMMGGYLDDRFLQGAESEAPYVFYHWQYIDVFNYFSHNMVTIPPAVWTNAAHRHGVIVLGTFITEWTDGGKMCEVFLKEEESYRAVADRLVQIVHCYGFDGWLINIENPLGETAVKNTPLFLRYLTDQMHERVPGSMVLWYDSVLENGQLKWQNELNPSNRVFFSACDGIFTNYNWTEQSLERMKAYSAAQGRLADIFVGVDVFARGEVVGGKLETNKALEMIRKHDFSTAIFAPGWVYESIPDKTDFRKEQDRFWSLLSDFLYVHRPSSPLPFVSSFCQGAGTSLYWRGQREVDRSWFNLDAQELQPLYYKETLEGEGWLRTQGCPEDAWSGGSSLLVEGVLPSMLSKVCARIFSLQVPLSSRVFVSLIYKPSPGVTVSLELKTADATLCTHRGVQDIPTSSVEPAALTEDHQLVRQFSQSCGQWNPDGWTVRCSQLELQGCTLRDVCVSVQRDGGDKDTPFKCRVGEIMILDAESLSVPPLPVQSVCIYDVVWLRGASKLHLNATLRWRYPAQLVRHFLVYWRRLRGPDPRIPSGKLALIGRAYCPLFRVTELTVPEPPGLLELVVEPVSREGFRVPESQWGRRSLSYTEERTDQS comes from the exons ATGAAGTCATCAG CTAAGCATTATGACCCGGACACCACCGAGCCAATCAGCTCCGGCCTTCAGTCCCTGGAGGAGCTGTTGTCGTGGAAACGCAGCGAGGCCAACCCCTTCAACGTGGCGACGGTGCCCCTGGCCAATCGGGAGCCTTCTCTGGCCAGCACGCCGCACCGGACTCTGGTGAGTCACGACATGATGGGCGGATACCTGGATGACAG GTTTCTGCAGGGAGCAGAGTCAGAGGCTCCCTATGTGTTCTACCACTGGCAGTACATCGACGTGTTTAACTACTTCAGCCACAACATGGTGACCATCCCCCCTGCCGTCTGGACTAACGCTGCTCACAGACACGGAGTCATCGTCCTGG GCACCTTCATCACTGAGTGGACGGACGGGGGGAAGATGTGCGAGGTCTTCCTGAAAGAGGAGGAGTCTTACAGGGCCGTAGCTGATAGGCTGGTTCAGATAGTCCACTGTTACGGCTTCGATGGTTGGCTGATCAACATCGAGAACCCTCTCGGT GAGACTGCTGTGAAGAACACTCCTCTGTTTCTACGTTATCTGACTGACCAGATGCATGAGAGAGTCCCTGGTAGTATGGTGTTGTGGTATGACTCTGTCCTGGAGAACGGACAGCTCAAATGGCAGAATGAACTCAACCCATCCAACAG AGTGTTTTTCTCAGCGTGTGATGGTATCTTCACCAACTATAACTGGACAGAGCAGAGCCTGGAGAGAATGAAGGCCTACTCAGCTGCTCAGGGCCGGCTGGCGGACATCTTTGTTGGGGTGGACGTGTTCGCCAGGGGAGAGGTGGTGGGAGGGAAGCTGGAGACTAATAAG gCTCTGGAGATGATTCGTAAACATGACTTCTCTACGGCCATCTTTGCTCCAGGCTGGGTGTACGAGTCCATCCCAGACAAGACTGACTTcaggaaggaacaggacag GTTCTGGTCTCTCCTGTCTGACTTCCTGTATGTCCACCGGCCCTCGTCGCCCCTCCCATTCGTCTCCTCCTTCTGCCAGGGTGCTGGGACCAGCCTCTACTGGAGGGGAcag CGTGAGGTGGATCGTAGCTGGTTCAACCTGGATGCCCAGGAGCTGCAACCCCTATACTACAAAGAGACCCTTGAGGGGGAGGGCTGGCTGAGGACCCAGGGCTGCCCTGAAGATGCCTGGAGCGGGGGCAGCTCTCTGCTCGTAGAGGGCGTCCTACCCTCCATGCTGTCTAAAGTCTGCGCCAG gaTCTTTTCTCTCCAGGTGCCTCTATCCTCCAGGGTCTTTGTGTCTCTGATCTATAAGCCGTCTCCTGGGGTCACTGTCTCTCTGGAGTTAAAGACTGCTGATGCTACACTCTGCACACACAGAGGTGTCCAGGATATACCTA ccagcagTGTTGAGCCTGCTGCTTTAACAGAGGACCACCAGTTGGTGAGACAGTTCTCTCAGAGCTGTGGACAGTGGAACCCAGACGGATGGACTGTCAG gtgttccCAGTTGGAGCTGCAGGGCTGTACTctgagggatgtgtgtgtgagcgtgcagcGTGATGGAGGAGATAAGGACACACCCTTTAAATGCCGGGTCGGAGAGATTatg aTCCTGGATGCTGAGTCCCTCTCCGTTCCTCCCCTCCCAGTCCAGAGTGTGTGTATCTATGACGTGGTGTGGCTGAGGGGCGCCAGTAAACTTCATCTCAACGCCACCCTGCGCTGGCGCTACCCTGCCCAACTCGTACGCCACTTCCTGGTGTACTGGCGCCGGCTGAGAGGTCCAGACCCCCGGATCCCATCTGGGAAGCTGGCCCTGATTGGCCGAGCCTACTGCCCCTTGTTCCGGGTGACCGAGCTGACGGTTCCAGAACCTCCAGGTCTTCTAGAACTGGTGGTGGAACCCGTGTCTCGGGAGGGGTTCCGTGTTCCTGAGTCTCAATGGGGGAGGAGGAGTCTCAGTTATACTGAGGAGAGGACGGACCAATCATAA